ctaaatattttatagttgtgccaattcagtcataaatttatttttttgaccaattagtcttaaacatttgaCAATTGTGTTAGttcagtccttccggccaaaattggccaactGGGTGTGACGACCTCCAGGCGGCGTaggcaacaatttttttaataatattttatttttcaaaatatcttattaatttttttttatctttttacctttttctctctctctctctttttttttttccctccttcctccttcctcctcttccctccttcttcctttggcttcggcgACTTGCTAGCCCTCACCGGTCATTGAACTGAGGCGTCCAGGCAAGCTCGCCTTGTCGTCGCTaggcgagggcgagctcgcccagccattggcgaggtgAGCCCATGCCGGATTTGGCGGGGGCTCGCCTCACCGTCGCCGGGCAAGGGTAGCTTGCCCACCACCGGCGGGCAAGCCCTTGCTTTGGATCTAGTGAGGCGAtcgatttggcgagggctcaccTTACCAGCCCGAGTGATGGCGAGGTCCCCCGCCGGTGGTTGGGGAGCTCCCCTTGCCCAGCGACGACGAGGGGGCTTCGCCGTCATTGGATCTACctaggcgagccctcgccaaataCGACAATGGCTCGCCCCGCcagtggccgggcgagctcgcccttGCCTAACGACGGCTAGGCAAGCTCGTTCGGCCACCTCGGTCCGGCGATCAATGAGGGTTGGCCGGTCGccaaagccaaaggaagaaggagggaggagggggaggagggaggagggaggaaagagaaaaaggagagagaaaaaggtaaaaaatattaaaaaattaataaagtaattcgaaaaataaaatattattaaaaaattattgccaGGGGCCATGTCAACGTCGGTAGGTCAATTTTTGTtggaatgattgaattggcataattataaaatgtttaggattcaattggtcaaaaaaatatgtttatgactgaattggcataaccacaaaagatttatgactttttttgtaattctccccTCAAAATTGGCACTCAAATTTTGGGTAGATGAGTGGGGTGTTGAAAGGGAATATATACAATgtaggaattttattttaacataatATTTTGTGGAAATCGACCAAGTTTTGATCATGCATAATTTTTCCATCTAACATCCAATTGACTCAGTTCTAATATTAGCAACACAGTTCTATGATGTACAATTGATAAAGATTCAAGTGATTGGTCTGTGAAGAGAGCTTGGATCCTTTTTTGCAAAGTAATATTCATGCTTCCCTATCCTGGAGAGaaacaaaatttaatttagAAACTGCGATCCTATTAACTTAATTACTAAGGTCTGGGCACTCAGAAATTGTGCATGTTGTTCGAGATGCTTGAAATGTCTTAAAACAATGAAGAGCGGTAGCAGGGGTAGATAGATGGAGAGgtgagaaaaatagaaaaagggtGGATGTATTCTTTCTTTTCCGATAAGAAAAGGGGCAAATCCCAATTGTTATGTTAATACTTGCCTAACAAATACTGCTTgtcaattattttcatttttaagtggaaattctaaataagagcCCGAAGTGCTCTTATTTTAGAAGTGCcgtcattttctcaaataagagcttaaagtgaacattatttcaaataatgattcGAAGTGgctatattaattttaaataagggcctgaaCTCATCAGTTGTGAAAGGTAATTTggtttttttagatttttttttaaatttccttttctttatttttcctatttaataataataataataataataataataataataataataataataataaaactaaactaaactaaaGTGAaactaaaaaatggaaaaacacaAGCACTGCTGCCCCATCACCTGTGGGGTAGTAGCGATGGTCGGCAAGGATTGGGAATCCCCATTGACGAGAGGTGAGGGTTAGCAGGCCCTCTCCAAATATGGGAGAGGGTGGTGACCCTCTTtcaaatttgggcgagggtcaCTTGCCCTCACCCCAATCTGGGCAAGGGTTCGGGGGCGCTGGGCAAGGGTCGACGACCATTGTAAACCGAGGTGCAGGCAAACAACCCTTGCCCCAGATCCGGGAGAGGGTTGTCGCCCTCTCCCGTCTTTGGCAAAGGCTTGTTGGCCCTCACCCAAGTGTGAGCAACCCTGCCAGCCATCACCATCACCCCACCGACAATGGGGAGGTGCAGCGATGGCTTGTGTTTTTCCcctgtaaaaataaaaaatctttttaatttaaatttaaattgtgtttagACAAAAATAACCCCGATCGATCGAATTTTTGTCGATCGACGAGACTAGACCCTTATTGGAAATAGCCATAACTACTACAAGGCCTTCTTTGagattaatataattattttaaactcttatttaaaacaatgtcCACTTCATACTATTATTTACGAAAATATAAGCATTTTGgccccttatttaaaattttccctaaatttaggaaagtgaaattttttttttaatttaaagaaGGGAAAATGCTTGTTCCTCtataatttttccatattttttaaatttttttttctttttttctttttccttcttcctcatctGGTTGCTGGCTTTGACGACGATGATCAATGACAAGCTACAAGCACTAGCCGAAGAGGCATGGCCTCATTGACCTCAGGCTAGGTCGAGCCTTACTTGGATCGGGCAAGCTCGACCTTGCCTCGAGCTCGGCCGTGGCCATTGCCAATCGGCCGTGGCAGAGGaacgaggaaaaagaaaagaaaagattaagattttaaaaaaagaaaaagaaaaaaggtgacGTGTTTTTGTCCCTCCCATTAACTACACGTGAGCAGAAAGATGTATACGCCCCCCGAATCCCCAGCGACGATGGAGCTCGCCGTCGCTCCTATTCGCCGTCTCGCTCCTCGAGCCTCGATGCCAGAGAAGCCGTTCCTTCGCCACTTCGGCTTCCACCGTCGTCCCGCGACGAGCCGCCGTCCCCGAGGGCCGCGTCTCTCCGCGACGTCCCGTCGCTCGGCGTCCGGCGCCGGCTCTCCTCACTTCACGGGCGAGGACAATCTCGATGCCTTATTGCAGGTCTCGTCCCTTCCCTTTCCCTGGCAAGTTAATTTTGCCGTAAATCGCCGATCGTATCCGGTCGACTGCAACACTCTGTTTGCCGCCACCGTTCTCTTGTCCGTACAGTTCCGCAGTTTGCTATATAACTCTGGCTGTATTCTGTGTTTTGCGTTCGAATTCTCCGTACTTATTCGGTGATTTCTAAGAGGGTTTCTCCGTGATTGTTAGTTGCTTCGTTGTAATGTCTCTGCCATAGGTCCTGAAGCTGATAAACTGGTGAGCTCAGCAGTGCTTGTACTTCGTCCATTTTCTATGCAATAGAACAAGAGCCGCGTTATCTTACTATTTGATTATAACTCATTTGTATTTAAGAAATGTTTTCTATTGTAGTATGGTAACGTATagaagtctttttttttttttttttagttagcGGACAGAGGCTTCTAGTTGTTTATATGTATTTTAGAGATAGTataatatttttcgtttataaTATTCTGTGTTGTGTTTGTGGAATTTTGTTTTTATACTAAATAGTTGCTTTCTACTTTGAAAATTTAGTTTCAGGCGTACCTTTTACGCCTAATGATACGTTAAAGTAATGCTGTACTTATGCTAAGATGTTCCTTACTCCATTTCAATTATATTTCTGTGAGACAATCCGCGCCATGCGCAGGTAAATGCCTAAATTTAGTATATAACTGACTCGTCCccaaaattcttcttcaaactGGGACCTTTACTACAATAAGTTGATGTTTTCCCCTCTGTCACTGTTTAAGCTCTTTGCATTTCTCATTCTTGTATGACATGTCATTTTAGCGGGGAATTAATTGAAGTTCTGTTGGCACTTTGTAATGTTTCGGAAGTTCTGTTTCTGGTAAGAATTGTAAACTTATTGTAGTAGAGTGCTGTTGGTCTGAAGGCCGGTGCAAGCAAGATTATGGTTCCAGCTTTCTTGGAACACAAGACTCACGTGCGCATAAAATTCCTGTCACAATAACTTCATGGTGCTATTATTGAGTGAATTCCTTCTTTCTGCGTTGCAGGTTCTTCCAAGCGACTTGCATGATGATCTGATGGGTGAACCTGGTCGATCTCAACTCGTAGAGGTTACATTCCATTAAATCTGTGCTGCTACTACTTATATCGGTACTCTTATGGAGTATATGATATTGGTCTTCTCTTGCTACTTGCTCACAAGACATACTGCACTGTTTGTGCTGTGGAGTAGGTGGGGCATGCATTCTTATTGTCCTGCATATTACATTCATAAGGTACTAGAACAGTTTTTCCCCCCCTAAATAAAAGTAACTTTTACTTAAGCAAAGAAGCACTTAGCATTCGGAATAGCATGGAATAACATCATTTTTCTGCAGCAGAATTTCTATCATGTGTTGCTGTGGTGCACATTATAGAGAAAATTCGACAAGACCAAGACGTGGAGAAATTCTGTAATAGCTGAAAGCACGACTCTTTGAAAATCCTCAGTTGGAACGAGGATAATCTAAGGTTCtttggaaataaaaatgtataaaaaCTAGATGTTGGTTTTCTTATTCGTTGAATTTTCTATGTGTACTAAGTTTAGTATGCAGATAGAAAGATATGGATAATTACTTGAATGATGATTTTCTTCATTGTAACTTGTGATGGCTTGAAACAATGAGAATAAGTCACTGGTTGAGATGCTTGCTGTCTGAGTCACAAATGGAGGGGTCAGTATCTAGGTTTTGATACACCAGCATAGTTTCAACCTGGAAGGCTGGACTAAGTGTTTGAGGTTTACAAGTAGGCAAGCATTAGAAAGTGACTAAGATTTAGTACTTGCTTGGGGTTGTTGTTACTTCTTGTCAATTCTCTATGTGCTGCCTATAAAAACCGGCCAACATATATCTTATACCACTACAGCTTTTAAAGCGTTCAAGACATTAAGAAAAGAAGACACTTTTTGATGTAAAGGAGAAAGCCCTCCTCCAATCAAAGTTCCAATGGTATTTCCTAGATTCTAGCTGTGAAGTGTTGTGACTTTGTGGTGCATATGCTCATATGTGTAGATGAACACCTTGAAAGTGTGAGTAACTTGAAAAAAGGCAACTTTTTGTTGGACTCCTGGATGCCACCTCCTGCCATGCATTATGCTCTTTCTTCTTGcatttcaatttggtcaaaatccatcacaatgaAAACTGGATTTTCCAAGTGTGTGACGTTTTTCAGTACATCCGGCAATGGTTTCCTTCCAAAACCATTGGACTGAAATACGTGCTTTCAACACTTCTTTAggactttgtttttctttttcagtttttagACGTTCTCTAAGAATTAATCTGAGATATATAAACTTTCCTCcttcataatttctttttaatcgcattttttctttttgcagttTTGGCTTGATTAAGTGCTCCTctgtcattttttattttttctttgaagttCCATTCATCAATAAGTATTTTATGCTGGCCTTCAGGTTTATAGAATTAAAAGGATTAGCATAATGGAAGTTGTGTCAAATTACATTGTGTATATCTCGGTGGAACAATCTTGGATTCTTGACAGTTTTGCTtcagtaaagaaaaagaattatgtTGACGATCCCTTTAGCCATGTTGTGGATAACCTGGAGACAATGAAGGAGAGCAATTTAGTGCACACATAGCTGCTTGTGTTGTACTTGGAGAGTCTAGGCTTGTTATTCAGAATTATACTGCTCAGATGCTAAATAAGATGTGAATGAAGACAGATTTTGTTGGATCTTtctgctaaaataattttttactggGGTTTGCTCTTTTTAAGGATTACACTATTTACCAATGAAGGAGGTATCCTATCATTCTCAGCTGAAAATGAACTGGAGCGTTTTGCACAATAATTTCTGATATAGTTTTTGTCTATGATTTTCTTTCCTGCatagaaaatctaaaagataaCAGCTGTCTTCTGCTGTCTGAATAGGTGATACTAGATTTGGGCCGTTTGCCTGAAGCACGTTATCAAGGTGAAATTGGTGGAAAATACTTGAGGCCAACTGAGGTGATCGATGGATTCTCTTTAGTTGTTCCACATTTGAACTTGCTCGAGCACTAACTTATTTACTGAATAAGTTCAACCTTCTCGACTTTCTTCTCCCTCCATATGTTTATACAAAAagattccttttcattttctgatAAGGAAAAAACATTCCATTGtgctttgacaaaaaaaaagaacacattcTAGATTTAAGAGAGCACTTTTGCAAAAACTTTGACGTAGCTTGTCGTTGGAAATTAATCTACAGTTATTTAGTCGCTTTCCTGACCCAACACCATTATCTAGGTTACAATGAAAGATCTGGAGCATGCGCTAGATGCTGTTGGAGAATTTATAGACAATAGAGCTGGCATGGCAGGGACCTTGCATAGGATATCTGCCATCAAGAACAGGGAGGGGGCCGTGGTTGGTTTAACATGCCGAGTTGGCAGGGCAGTCATTGGTCATGGTGACATGGTCTATGATTTACTTCGATACGGGAAGAGCATCCTGTTTGTTGGAAGGTGAGCACATTTACTGAtgttaaaggaaagaaaaaggttgaTCGGGGGTCATCCCTGCTCGAGTATTTAATCATGTACATATGCTGTTGTGCTTTCTTTTGTATTGTGTATTTTTCCTTCTAAGCTATCTCCTATCAGGCCCCTTGAATCTAAAATTGTACGTGCCATTTATATCTAGGCTTATCTGGCTCTTCCCATTGAACATATTGTTGTCAAATGCTGAATATGAGATGAATATCTTTTCGACATACTATATGGTCCACAAAATGCATTATAATAGGTGGCGTTTCCTTGTCCATGGATAATGCCTGTTGTGTTTTTCCCAGATTATGTGAAATGAATTGTCAACTAATGATAGTGCGTAAGAAACATTTaggatttcttttttgatttaaGGTCATTATAACATTTaggatttcttttttgatttaaggtcattatatatattctttatatgGACAACAAAAAACagtatttttttcttatctgtCCTAATATTGTATGACCCAATACACAAGCTTCCAGTGCAGCCACAAGACAATTActttaatgagatttttttattagttatttCCTTCTTTCTGATAAACTCTGGtggttatttcttttttgatttttgaagaaCTTCTAGTAACTAATAATCATATTGTACTAGTACTTCTTGCTGAACTGGACACCGCTGCTGGAAagaaatagccatttcaaatgGCAGGCTAACAGGGGCTAACAGTGATATAAAACCTGTGGATGGGGTATTGCCCTGCTACCTTTAAGAGGTTGGGCCAACTCGAACAAGGGGCCTTGTGTTTATACTTATATCTTCTGTAGCAATTAGACCCTTTAATTATGCTTTGGAAATCTGCTCTGATGTACTTTCTTATATTGGAAAGGCCAGGTGTTGGTAAGACAACTGCAATGCGAGATATAGCTCGTGTATTGTCTGATGAACTTTGCAAAAGAGTGGTAAGTTAAGCTTCTTCTTTGCAATGCTTTCTCATCTTTGATTCTACCGTGTCTTATCTGTCACCACCTCTTTGTTTCCCCTGAAAGAATAGACAAACCTCTGAACTCACTTCACCTGATATAGGTGATTGTTGATACAAGCAATGAAATAGGTGGATATGGAGATGTTCCACATGCAGCTATAGGAAGAGCCCGAAGATTGCAGGTTCCAGAACCATCATTGCAGCACAAGGTCATGATCGAGGCGGTGGAGAATCACATGCCTGAAGTGATCATTGTGGATGAAATTAGCACTAGGGCCGAAGCTTTTGCTTGTCAGTCAATCGCTGAAAGAGGTGTCATGCTTATTGGGA
The window above is part of the Eucalyptus grandis isolate ANBG69807.140 chromosome 6, ASM1654582v1, whole genome shotgun sequence genome. Proteins encoded here:
- the LOC104450752 gene encoding uncharacterized protein ycf45 isoform X3, whose product is MYTPPESPATMELAVAPIRRLAPRASMPEKPFLRHFGFHRRPATSRRPRGPRLSATSRRSASGAGSPHFTGEDNLDALLQVLPSDLHDDLMGEPGRSQLVEVILDLGRLPEARYQGEIGGKYLRPTEVTMKDLEHALDAVGEFIDNRAGMAGTLHRISAIKNREGAVVGLTCRVGRAVIGHGDMVYDLLRYGKSILFVGRPGVGKTTAMRDIARVLSDELCKRVVIVDTSNEIGGYGDVPHAAIGRARRLQVPEPSLQHKVMIEAVENHMPEVIIVDEISTRAEAFACQSIAERGVMLIGTAHGETLKNMLKNPNLSDLVGGVRAVTLGDDEARLRRSRKIVLERKAPPTFPFVVEMRNRCYWVMHRTEKSVDMLLNGKLPLVECFSL
- the LOC104450752 gene encoding uncharacterized protein ycf45 isoform X2, with the protein product MYTPPESPATMELAVAPIRRLAPRASMPEKPFLRHFGFHRRPATSRRPRGPRLSATSRRSASGAGSPHFTGEDNLDALLQVLPSDLHDDLMGEPGRSQLVEVILDLGRLPEARYQGEIGGKYLRPTEVTMKDLEHALDAVGEFIDNRAGMAGTLHRISAIKNREGAVVGLTCRVGRAVIGHGDMVYDLLRYGKSILFVGRPGVGKTTAMRDIARVLSDELCKRVVIVDTSNEIGGYGDVPHAAIGRARRLQVPEPSLQHKVMIEAVENHMPEVIIVDEISTRAEAFACQSIAERGVMLIGTAHGETLKNMLKNPNLSDLVGGVRAVTLGDDEARLRRSRKIVLERKAPPTFPFVVEMRNRCYWVMHRTEKSVDMLLNGKLPLVELYSSEAPWFFRSGSEMTSSRL
- the LOC104450752 gene encoding uncharacterized protein ycf45 isoform X1: MYTPPESPATMELAVAPIRRLAPRASMPEKPFLRHFGFHRRPATSRRPRGPRLSATSRRSASGAGSPHFTGEDNLDALLQVLPSDLHDDLMGEPGRSQLVEVILDLGRLPEARYQGEIGGKYLRPTEVTMKDLEHALDAVGEFIDNRAGMAGTLHRISAIKNREGAVVGLTCRVGRAVIGHGDMVYDLLRYGKSILFVGRPGVGKTTAMRDIARVLSDELCKRVVIVDTSNEIGGYGDVPHAAIGRARRLQVPEPSLQHKVMIEAVENHMPEVIIVDEISTRAEAFACQSIAERGVMLIGTAHGETLKNMLKNPNLSDLVGGVRAVTLGDDEARLRRSRKIVLERKAPPTFPFVVEMRNRCYWVMHRTEKSVDMLLNGKLPLVEVRKRDDQFKVVIERWKMYNDNMLE